The genomic segment ATTTCTTAGTGTTATTTTATTTGTTATCGAATAACGTCATTCTTTAATTGGAATCAAAATCAAAGTCTAAATTCTGGAATTGTGATCGTATCCTTACTCttctgtgacttctctcatgactATCAAGATCAGATTTTTGCGTAAAACATTGCTCACATTCTTTacatgaatacggtttctcttctgtatgaattctctcatgcataacaagacttgatttctgtataaaacatttcccacattctgaacatgaatacggcttctctcctgtgtgacgtagCGCATGTTTAATGAGAGTTTGTTTAAGTTTAAAACTttccccacattctgaacatgaataccgcTTCTCtccgtgacttctctcatgtataaaAAGATTAGATTTATAtggaaaacatttcccacattctgaacatgaatacggcttctctcctgtgtgacgtctctGATGTGCAATAAGATTTGATTTAtcattaaaacatttcccacattctgaacatgaatatggtttctctcctctgTGACATCTCTGATGTACATTAAGACTTGATTTATgcgtaaaacatttgccacattctgaacatgaatacggtttctctcctgtatgaattcTCTTATGTTTAATAAGCCTTGAGATctcactaaaacatttcccacagtctgaacatgaatacggcttctctcctgtgtgacgtagCGCATGTTTAACAAGAGTTTGTCTAACTGTAAAacgcttcccacattctgaacatgaatatggcttctctcctgtgtgacttctctcatgtcgaACAAGCGCTGATTTATAtgcaaaatatttcccacattttggacatgaatacggcttctcccgTGTGCGAATTCTTCTGTCTGTAGAAAGACTTGATCTTTTTGTGATCTCTTGAAACCTTTCAGCCCCTTTCTGACCAGCACTTGTGGTagcaatctgtgattggtcagaaGATTCCTCATGAACAGGGggattatatgacagatctgtactgtgaagtcctggatgtacattaaggttttctcctgaagagcacTGCATGATGTCTTCATCTTCTACTTTATAATTTAGTGACAACATGAAGTTTCCCTCAGAATTCTTATGGGAATTTTCTGCTAAAGATACaaaattaatat from the Bufo bufo chromosome 2, aBufBuf1.1, whole genome shotgun sequence genome contains:
- the LOC120991985 gene encoding gastrula zinc finger protein XlCGF17.1-like, with amino-acid sequence MMEEHQPLISQAENSHKNSEGNFMLSLNYKVEDEDIMQCSSGENLNVHPGLHSTDLSYNPPVHEESSDQSQIATTSAGQKGAERFQEITKRSSLSTDRRIRTREKPYSCPKCGKYFAYKSALVRHERSHTGEKPYSCSECGKRFTVRQTLVKHALRHTGEKPYSCSDCGKCFSEISRLIKHKRIHTGEKPYSCSECGKCFTHKSSLNVHQRCHRGEKPYSCSECGKCFNDKSNLIAHQRRHTGEKPYSCSECGKCFPYKSNLFIHERSHGEKRYSCSECGESFKLKQTLIKHALRHTGEKPYSCSECGKCFIQKSSLVMHERIHTEEKPYSCKECEQCFTQKSDLDSHERSHRRVRIRSQFQNLDFDFDSN